The following are encoded in a window of Candidatus Cetobacterium colombiensis genomic DNA:
- a CDS encoding glycosyltransferase family 2 protein, giving the protein MITVFTPTYNREYTLKRLYKSLKNQTIKNFEWIIVDDGSNDDTENLIKEFIKEDEIPIIYKKVKNGGKMRAINIGVSLANKELFFIVDSDDYLDERAMETIEEESVTLPVDYAGVVFRKVEVFDNGKIVRERERFGEDQIDSTPINIFYNKKILGDKAEVVKTAIMREYPFPEIEGEKFVPEGYIWNQIGENYMFRYIDKGIYYYQYLDDGYTKRFSEIIKLNPKGLKLYYGYMLKKNIPLKNKIKFMIRYFQSLYYCWKKEGKTK; this is encoded by the coding sequence ATGATAACTGTATTTACACCCACCTATAATAGAGAATATACATTGAAAAGATTATATAAAAGTCTTAAGAATCAGACTATTAAAAATTTTGAATGGATAATTGTAGATGATGGTTCAAATGATGATACAGAAAATTTAATAAAAGAATTTATAAAAGAAGATGAAATTCCAATAATATATAAGAAAGTAAAAAATGGTGGAAAAATGAGAGCCATAAATATTGGAGTATCATTGGCTAATAAAGAACTTTTCTTTATTGTAGATAGTGATGATTATTTAGATGAAAGAGCTATGGAAACAATAGAAGAGGAAAGTGTCACTCTTCCTGTTGATTATGCGGGAGTAGTTTTTAGAAAAGTAGAAGTTTTTGATAACGGAAAGATTGTTAGAGAAAGAGAAAGGTTTGGAGAGGATCAAATAGATAGTACTCCAATAAATATATTCTATAATAAAAAAATATTAGGAGATAAAGCTGAAGTTGTAAAAACTGCTATTATGAGAGAATATCCATTTCCAGAAATAGAAGGAGAAAAATTTGTTCCTGAAGGATATATTTGGAATCAAATTGGTGAAAACTACATGTTTAGATATATTGATAAAGGAATATATTATTATCAATATTTAGACGATGGATATACCAAGAGGTTTAGTGAAATTATAAAATTAAATCCTAAAGGATTAAAATTATATTATGGATATATGTTGAAAAAAAATATTCCATTAAAAAATAAAATAAAATTTATGATTAGATATTTCCAATCATTGTATTATTGTTGGAAAAAGGAAGGAAAAACTAAATGA
- a CDS encoding sugar transferase, translating to MLKMFYIGSLGIIFWILSSFFSLTIETSLIGIGIYGFVMLGMYLFDLMNFDVPKYSIKNYLTVIAINLLMFFIWFLTSWDFWLIVFSILFTAVAILLRTVINIAIYRIKPVTIYGNGELKTNLEESLKKLDGYKYIDYSNDISELESFVEENNIKLLLLGKIKLEEKEIETILKIKLRNTQVMGYLDYMLEIEKKIEVSYINEEWLLNAYGFEILTSKIQNKIKRVFDIGMSIVIGFLTFPIMILAAIIVKLESPGSVIYSQARVGENEKEFLVYKFRSMRQDAEKDGAKWAQKNDPRVTKFGNFMRKTRIDELPQLLNVIRGDMSFIGPRPERMVFIKELEKQIPYYGLRHMVKPGLTGWAQVMYPYGATVEDAKNKLEYDLYYIKCYSLYLDIVILFKTLKTVVFGKGR from the coding sequence ATGTTAAAAATGTTTTATATTGGGAGTTTAGGAATAATATTTTGGATTTTATCAAGTTTCTTTAGCTTGACAATAGAAACTAGTTTAATTGGAATAGGTATTTATGGATTTGTAATGTTAGGAATGTATTTGTTTGATCTTATGAATTTTGATGTTCCGAAGTATTCTATAAAAAATTATTTAACAGTTATAGCTATAAATTTATTAATGTTTTTTATATGGTTTTTAACAAGTTGGGATTTTTGGTTAATTGTATTTTCAATTTTATTTACAGCTGTTGCTATTCTATTAAGAACAGTTATAAATATAGCTATTTATAGAATTAAACCTGTAACTATTTACGGAAATGGAGAATTAAAAACTAATTTAGAAGAAAGTTTAAAAAAGTTAGATGGTTATAAATATATTGATTATTCTAATGATATTAGTGAATTGGAAAGTTTTGTTGAAGAGAATAATATAAAATTATTATTATTAGGAAAAATAAAGTTAGAAGAAAAAGAAATAGAAACTATTTTAAAAATAAAATTAAGAAATACACAAGTAATGGGTTATTTAGACTATATGCTAGAAATAGAAAAGAAAATAGAAGTTTCATATATAAACGAAGAATGGTTATTAAATGCATATGGATTTGAAATATTAACAAGTAAAATTCAGAATAAAATTAAAAGAGTTTTTGATATAGGAATGTCTATTGTAATAGGATTTTTAACATTTCCTATAATGATTTTAGCAGCAATAATTGTAAAACTAGAAAGTCCTGGATCAGTTATTTACTCTCAAGCAAGGGTTGGAGAAAATGAAAAAGAATTTTTAGTATATAAATTTAGAAGTATGAGACAAGATGCTGAAAAAGACGGTGCTAAATGGGCACAAAAAAATGATCCAAGAGTAACAAAATTTGGAAATTTTATGAGAAAGACAAGAATAGATGAATTACCACAACTTTTAAATGTAATTAGAGGTGATATGAGCTTTATTGGTCCAAGACCAGAGAGAATGGTATTTATAAAAGAATTAGAAAAACAAATTCCTTATTACGGACTTAGACATATGGTAAAGCCAGGTCTTACTGGATGGGCTCAAGTTATGTACCCATACGGAGCAACTGTAGAGGATGCTAAAAATAAGCTTGAATATGATTTATATTATATAAAGTGTTATAGTTTGTATTTAGATATAGTAATATTATTTAAAACTTTAAAAACAGTAGTTTTTGGAAAAGGAAGGTAG